A single Penaeus vannamei isolate JL-2024 chromosome 22, ASM4276789v1, whole genome shotgun sequence DNA region contains:
- the LOC138865862 gene encoding uncharacterized protein, which produces MNSTRGEVNSTRREMNRIRDEMNSIRRDMNTTRREMNNTKREMNRIRDEMNSTRRDMNTTRREMNNTKREMNRIRDEMNRIRGEMNSTRREMNRIRGEMNRIRCEMNRIRGEMNSTRCEMNRIRDEKNRIRDEINRIRCEMNKIRGEMNRIRCEMNSTRE; this is translated from the coding sequence ATGAACAGTACTAGAGGTGAAGTGAACAGTACTAGAAGGGAAATGAACAGAATTAGAGATGAAATGAACAGTATTAGAAGGGATATGAACACAACTAGAAGGGAAATGAACAATACAAAGAGGGAAATGAACAGAATTAGAGATGAAATGAACAGTACTAGAAGGGATATGAACACAACTAGAAGGGAAATGAACAATACAAAGAGGGAAATGAACAGAATTAGAGATGAAATGAACAGAATTAGAGGTGAAATGAACAGTACTAGAAGGGAAATGAACAGAATTAGAGGTGAAATGAACAGAATTAGATGTGAAATGAACAGAATTAGAGGTGAAATGAACAGTACTAGATGTGAAATGAACAGAATTAGAGATGAAAAGAACAGAATTAGAGATGAAATTAACAGAATTAGATGTGAAATGAACAAAATTAGAGGTGAAATGAACAGAATTAGATGTGAAATGAACAGTACTAGAGAGTAA